The following proteins come from a genomic window of Dreissena polymorpha isolate Duluth1 chromosome 1, UMN_Dpol_1.0, whole genome shotgun sequence:
- the LOC127842374 gene encoding uncharacterized protein LOC127842374 isoform X22 — MYLRVQVSRMYLSVQVSRMYLSVQVSRVYNGAHVSRQFNNVQVSRMYLSVQVSRVYNGAHVSRQCNNVQVSRMYLSVQVSRMYLSVQVSRMYLSVQVSSMYLSVQVSRVYNGAHVNRQFNNVQVRRMYLSVQGSRVYNGVKRPI, encoded by the exons ATGTACCTCAGAGTGCAGGTGAGTAGAATGTACCTCAGTGTGCAGGTGAGTAGAATGTACCTCAGTGTGCAGGTGAGTAGAGTATACAACGGTGCGCACGTGAGCAGACAATTCAACAATGTGCAGGTGAGTAGAATGTACCTCAGTGTGCAGGTGAGTAGAGTATACAACGGTGCGCACGTGAGCAGACAATGCAACAATGTGCAG GTGAGTAGAATGTACCTCAGTGTGCAG GTGAGTAGAATGTACCTCAGTGTGCAGGTAAGTAGAATGTACCTCAGTGTGCAGGTGAGTAGCATGTACCTCAGTGTGCAGGTGAGTAGAGTATACAACGGTGCGCACGTGAACAGACAATTCAACAATGTGCAGGTAAGAAGAATGTATCTCAGTGTCCAGGGGAGTAGAGTATACAACggtgtgaaaaggcccatttaa
- the LOC127842374 gene encoding uncharacterized protein LOC127842374 isoform X19: MYLRVQVSRMYLSVQVSRMYLSVQVSRVYNGAHVSRQFNNVQVSRMYLSVQVSRVYNGAHVSRQCNNVQVSRIYLSVQVGRVYNGVQVSRQCNNVHVSRIYLSVQVSRVYNGAQMSRMHLSVQVSRMYLSVQVSRMYLSVQVSRMYLSVQVSRMYLSVQVSSMYLSVQVSRVYNGAHVNRQFNNVQVRRMYLSVQGSRVYNGVKRPI; encoded by the exons ATGTACCTCAGAGTGCAGGTGAGTAGAATGTACCTCAGTGTGCAGGTGAGTAGAATGTACCTCAGTGTGCAGGTGAGTAGAGTATACAACGGTGCGCACGTGAGCAGACAATTCAACAATGTGCAGGTGAGTAGAATGTACCTCAGTGTGCAGGTGAGTAGAGTATACAACGGTGCGCACGTGAGCAGACAATGCAACAATGTGCAGGTAAGTAGAATATACCTCAGTGTGCAGGTGGGTAGAGTATACAACGGTGTGCAGGTGAGCAGACAATGCAACAATGTGCATGTAAGTAGAATATACCTCAGTGTGCAGGTGAGTAGAGTATACAACGGTGCGCAAATGAGTAGAATGCACCTCAGTGTGCAGGTGAGTAGAATGTACCTCAGTGTGCAGGTGAGTAGAATGTACCTCAGTGTGCAG GTGAGTAGAATGTACCTCAGTGTGCAGGTAAGTAGAATGTACCTCAGTGTGCAGGTGAGTAGCATGTACCTCAGTGTGCAGGTGAGTAGAGTATACAACGGTGCGCACGTGAACAGACAATTCAACAATGTGCAGGTAAGAAGAATGTATCTCAGTGTCCAGGGGAGTAGAGTATACAACggtgtgaaaaggcccatttaa
- the LOC127842374 gene encoding uncharacterized protein LOC127842374 isoform X4 — protein sequence MYFCVQVSRMYLCVQVIRMYLSVQMRRVYNGAHVSRQFNNLQVSRMYLRVQVSRMYLSVQVSRMYLSVQVSRMYLSVQVSRMYLSVQVSRMYLSVQVSRMYLSVQVSRVYNGAHMIRRFNNVQVSRMYLSVQVSSMYLSVQVNRIYNCEYVSRQFKNVQVSRMYPSVQVSRVYNGVQVSRMHLSVQVSRMYLSVQVSRMYLSVQVSRMYLSVQVSSMYLSVQVSRVYNGAHVNRQFNNVQVRRMYLSVQGSRVYNGVKRPI from the exons ATGTATTTCTGTGTGCAGGTGAGTAGAATGTATCTCTGTGTGCAGGTAATTAGAATGTATCTCAGTGTGCAGATGCGTAGAGTATACAACGGTGCGCACGTGAGCAGACAATTCAACAATTTGCAGGTGAGTAGAATGTACCTCAGAGTGCAGGTGAGTAGAATGTACCTCAGTGTGCAGGTGAGTAGAATGTAC CTCAGTGTGCAGGTGAGTAGAATGTACCTCAGTGTGCAGGTGAGTAGAATGTACCTCAGTGTGCAGGTGAGTAGAATGTACCTCAGTGTGCAGGTGAGTAGAATGTACCTCAGTGTGCAGGTGAGTAGAGTATACAACGGTGCGCATATGATCAGGCGATTCAACAATGTGCAGGTGAGTAGAATGTACCTCAGTGTGCAGGTGAGTAGCATGTACCTCAGTGTGCAGGTGAATAGAATCTACAACTGTGAGTACGTGAGTAGACAATTCAAGAATGTGCAGGTAAGTAGAATGTATCCCAGTGTGCAGGTGAGTAGAGTATACAACGGTGTGCAGGTGAGTAGAATGCATCTCAGTGTGCAGGTGAGTAGAATGTATCTCAGTGTGCAGGTGAGTAGAATGTACCTCAGTGTGCAGGTAAGTAGAATGTACCTCAGTGTGCAGGTGAGTAGCATGTACCTCAGTGTGCAGGTGAGTAGAGTATACAACGGTGCGCACGTGAACAGACAATTCAACAATGTGCAGGTAAGAAGAATGTATCTCAGTGTCCAGGGGAGTAGAGTATACAACggtgtgaaaaggcccatttaa
- the LOC127842374 gene encoding uncharacterized protein LOC127842374 isoform X3, protein MYLRVQVSRMYLSVQVSRMYLSVQVSRVYNGAHVSRQFNNVQVSRMYLSVQVSRVYNGAHVSRQCNNVQVSRMYLSVQVSRMYLSVQVSRMYLSVQVSRMYLSVQVSRVYNGAHMIRRFNNVQVSRMYLSVQVSSMYLSVQVNRIYNCEYVSRQFKNVQVSRMYPSVQVSRVYNGVQVSRMHLSVQVSRMYLSVQVSRMYLSVQVSRMYLSVQVSSMYLSVQVSRVYNGAHVNRQFNNVQVRRMYLSVQGSRVYNGVKRPI, encoded by the exons ATGTACCTCAGAGTGCAGGTGAGTAGAATGTACCTCAGTGTGCAGGTGAGTAGAATGTACCTCAGTGTGCAGGTGAGTAGAGTATACAACGGTGCGCACGTGAGCAGACAATTCAACAATGTGCAGGTGAGTAGAATGTACCTCAGTGTGCAGGTGAGTAGAGTATACAACGGTGCGCACGTGAGCAGACAATGCAACAATGTGCAG GTGAGTAGAATGTACCTCAGTGTGCAGGTGAGTAGAATGTACCTCAGTGTGCAGGTGAGTAGAATGTACCTCAGTGTGCAGGTGAGTAGAATGTACCTCAGTGTGCAGGTGAGTAGAGTATACAACGGTGCGCATATGATCAGGCGATTCAACAATGTGCAGGTGAGTAGAATGTACCTCAGTGTGCAGGTGAGTAGCATGTACCTCAGTGTGCAGGTGAATAGAATCTACAACTGTGAGTACGTGAGTAGACAATTCAAGAATGTGCAGGTAAGTAGAATGTATCCCAGTGTGCAGGTGAGTAGAGTATACAACGGTGTGCAGGTGAGTAGAATGCATCTCAGTGTGCAGGTGAGTAGAATGTATCTCAGTGTGCAGGTGAGTAGAATGTACCTCAGTGTGCAGGTAAGTAGAATGTACCTCAGTGTGCAGGTGAGTAGCATGTACCTCAGTGTGCAGGTGAGTAGAGTATACAACGGTGCGCACGTGAACAGACAATTCAACAATGTGCAGGTAAGAAGAATGTATCTCAGTGTCCAGGGGAGTAGAGTATACAACggtgtgaaaaggcccatttaa
- the LOC127842374 gene encoding uncharacterized protein LOC127842374 isoform X14, producing the protein MYLRVQVSRMYLSVQVSRMYLSVQVSRVYNGAHVSRQFNNVQVSRMYLSVQVSRVYNGAHVSRQCNNVQVSRMYLSVQVSRMYLSVQVSRMYLSVQVSSMYLSVQVNRIYNCEYVSRQFKNVQVSRMYPSVQVSRVYNGVQVSRMHLSVQVSRMYLSVQVSRMYLSVQVSRMYLSVQVSSMYLSVQVSRVYNGAHVNRQFNNVQVRRMYLSVQGSRVYNGVKRPI; encoded by the exons ATGTACCTCAGAGTGCAGGTGAGTAGAATGTACCTCAGTGTGCAGGTGAGTAGAATGTACCTCAGTGTGCAGGTGAGTAGAGTATACAACGGTGCGCACGTGAGCAGACAATTCAACAATGTGCAGGTGAGTAGAATGTACCTCAGTGTGCAGGTGAGTAGAGTATACAACGGTGCGCACGTGAGCAGACAATGCAACAATGTGCAG GTGAGTAGAATGTACCTCAGTGTGCAGGTGAGTAGAATGTACCTCAGTGTGCAG GTGAGTAGAATGTACCTCAGTGTGCAGGTGAGTAGCATGTACCTCAGTGTGCAGGTGAATAGAATCTACAACTGTGAGTACGTGAGTAGACAATTCAAGAATGTGCAGGTAAGTAGAATGTATCCCAGTGTGCAGGTGAGTAGAGTATACAACGGTGTGCAGGTGAGTAGAATGCATCTCAGTGTGCAGGTGAGTAGAATGTATCTCAGTGTGCAGGTGAGTAGAATGTACCTCAGTGTGCAGGTAAGTAGAATGTACCTCAGTGTGCAGGTGAGTAGCATGTACCTCAGTGTGCAGGTGAGTAGAGTATACAACGGTGCGCACGTGAACAGACAATTCAACAATGTGCAGGTAAGAAGAATGTATCTCAGTGTCCAGGGGAGTAGAGTATACAACggtgtgaaaaggcccatttaa
- the LOC127842374 gene encoding uncharacterized protein LOC127842374 isoform X20 has protein sequence MYLRVQVSRMYLSVQVSRMYLSVQVSRVYNGAHVSRQFNNVQVSRMYLSVQVSRVYNGAHVSRQCNNVQVSRMYLSVQVSRMYLSVQVSRMYLSVQVSRMYLSVQVSRMYLSVQVSSMYLSVQVSRVYNGAHVNRQFNNVQVRRMYLSVQGSRVYNGVKRPI, from the exons ATGTACCTCAGAGTGCAGGTGAGTAGAATGTACCTCAGTGTGCAGGTGAGTAGAATGTACCTCAGTGTGCAGGTGAGTAGAGTATACAACGGTGCGCACGTGAGCAGACAATTCAACAATGTGCAGGTGAGTAGAATGTACCTCAGTGTGCAGGTGAGTAGAGTATACAACGGTGCGCACGTGAGCAGACAATGCAACAATGTGCAG GTGAGTAGAATGTACCTCAGTGTGCAGGTGAGTAGAATGTACCTCAGTGTGCAG GTGAGTAGAATGTATCTCAGTGTGCAGGTGAGTAGAATGTACCTCAGTGTGCAGGTAAGTAGAATGTACCTCAGTGTGCAGGTGAGTAGCATGTACCTCAGTGTGCAGGTGAGTAGAGTATACAACGGTGCGCACGTGAACAGACAATTCAACAATGTGCAGGTAAGAAGAATGTATCTCAGTGTCCAGGGGAGTAGAGTATACAACggtgtgaaaaggcccatttaa
- the LOC127842374 gene encoding uncharacterized protein LOC127842374 isoform X18, whose translation MYLRVQVSRMYLSVQVSRMYLSVQVSRVYNGAHVSRQFNNVQVSRMYLSVQVSRVYNGAHVSRQCNNVQVSRIYLSVQVGRVYNGVQVSRQCNNVHVSRIYLSVQVSRVYNGAQMSRMHLSVQVSRMYLSVQVSRMYLSVQVSRMYLSVQVSRMYLSVQVSSMYLSVQVSRVYNGAHVNRQFNNVQVRRMYLSVQGSRVYNGVKRPI comes from the exons ATGTACCTCAGAGTGCAGGTGAGTAGAATGTACCTCAGTGTGCAGGTGAGTAGAATGTACCTCAGTGTGCAGGTGAGTAGAGTATACAACGGTGCGCACGTGAGCAGACAATTCAACAATGTGCAGGTGAGTAGAATGTACCTCAGTGTGCAGGTGAGTAGAGTATACAACGGTGCGCACGTGAGCAGACAATGCAACAATGTGCAGGTAAGTAGAATATACCTCAGTGTGCAGGTGGGTAGAGTATACAACGGTGTGCAGGTGAGCAGACAATGCAACAATGTGCATGTAAGTAGAATATACCTCAGTGTGCAGGTGAGTAGAGTATACAACGGTGCGCAAATGAGTAGAATGCACCTCAGTGTGCAGGTGAGTAGAATGTACCTCAGTGTGCAGGTGAGTAGAATGTACCTCAGTGTGCAGGTGAGTAGAATGTACCTCAGTGTGCAGGTGAGTAGAATGTAC CTCAGTGTGCAGGTGAGTAGCATGTACCTCAGTGTGCAGGTGAGTAGAGTATACAACGGTGCGCACGTGAACAGACAATTCAACAATGTGCAGGTAAGAAGAATGTATCTCAGTGTCCAGGGGAGTAGAGTATACAACggtgtgaaaaggcccatttaa
- the LOC127842374 gene encoding uncharacterized protein LOC127842374 isoform X11 — protein MYLRVQVSRMYLSVQVSRMYLSVQVSRVYNGAHVSRQFNNVQVSRMYLSVQVSRVYNGAHVSRQCNNVQVSRIYLSVQVGRVYNGVQVSRQCNNVHVSRIYLSVQVSRVYNGAQMSRMHLSVQVSRMYLSVQVSRMYLSVQVSRMYLSVQVSRMYLSVQVSRMYLSVQVSRMYLSVQVSSMYLSVQVSRVYNGAHVNRQFNNVQVRRMYLSVQGSRVYNGVKRPI, from the exons ATGTACCTCAGAGTGCAGGTGAGTAGAATGTACCTCAGTGTGCAGGTGAGTAGAATGTACCTCAGTGTGCAGGTGAGTAGAGTATACAACGGTGCGCACGTGAGCAGACAATTCAACAATGTGCAGGTGAGTAGAATGTACCTCAGTGTGCAGGTGAGTAGAGTATACAACGGTGCGCACGTGAGCAGACAATGCAACAATGTGCAGGTAAGTAGAATATACCTCAGTGTGCAGGTGGGTAGAGTATACAACGGTGTGCAGGTGAGCAGACAATGCAACAATGTGCATGTAAGTAGAATATACCTCAGTGTGCAGGTGAGTAGAGTATACAACGGTGCGCAAATGAGTAGAATGCACCTCAGTGTGCAGGTGAGTAGAATGTACCTCAGTGTGCAGGTGAGTAGAATGTACCTCAGTGTGCAGGTGAGTAGAATGTACCTCAGTGTGCAG GTGAGTAGAATGTATCTCAGTGTGCAGGTGAGTAGAATGTACCTCAGTGTGCAGGTAAGTAGAATGTACCTCAGTGTGCAGGTGAGTAGCATGTACCTCAGTGTGCAGGTGAGTAGAGTATACAACGGTGCGCACGTGAACAGACAATTCAACAATGTGCAGGTAAGAAGAATGTATCTCAGTGTCCAGGGGAGTAGAGTATACAACggtgtgaaaaggcccatttaa
- the LOC127842374 gene encoding uncharacterized protein LOC127842374 isoform X13, producing the protein MYFCVQVSRMYLCVQVIRMYLSVQMRRVYNGAHVSRQFNNLQVSRMYLSVQVSRMYLSVQVSRMYLSVQVSRVYNGAHMIRRFNNVQVSRMYLSVQVSSMYLSVQVNRIYNCEYVSRQFKNVQVSRMYPSVQVSRVYNGVQVSRMHLSVQVSRMYLSVQVSRMYLSVQVSRMYLSVQVSSMYLSVQVSRVYNGAHVNRQFNNVQVRRMYLSVQGSRVYNGVKRPI; encoded by the exons ATGTATTTCTGTGTGCAGGTGAGTAGAATGTATCTCTGTGTGCAGGTAATTAGAATGTATCTCAGTGTGCAGATGCGTAGAGTATACAACGGTGCGCACGTGAGCAGACAATTCAACAATTTGCAG GTGAGTAGAATGTACCTCAGTGTGCAGGTGAGTAGAATGTACCTCAGTGTGCAGGTGAGTAGAATGTACCTCAGTGTGCAGGTGAGTAGAGTATACAACGGTGCGCATATGATCAGGCGATTCAACAATGTGCAGGTGAGTAGAATGTACCTCAGTGTGCAGGTGAGTAGCATGTACCTCAGTGTGCAGGTGAATAGAATCTACAACTGTGAGTACGTGAGTAGACAATTCAAGAATGTGCAGGTAAGTAGAATGTATCCCAGTGTGCAGGTGAGTAGAGTATACAACGGTGTGCAGGTGAGTAGAATGCATCTCAGTGTGCAGGTGAGTAGAATGTATCTCAGTGTGCAGGTGAGTAGAATGTACCTCAGTGTGCAGGTAAGTAGAATGTACCTCAGTGTGCAGGTGAGTAGCATGTACCTCAGTGTGCAGGTGAGTAGAGTATACAACGGTGCGCACGTGAACAGACAATTCAACAATGTGCAGGTAAGAAGAATGTATCTCAGTGTCCAGGGGAGTAGAGTATACAACggtgtgaaaaggcccatttaa
- the LOC127842374 gene encoding uncharacterized protein LOC127842374 isoform X10, producing MYLRVQVSRMYLSVQVSRMYLSVQVSRVYNGAHVSRQFNNVQVSRMYLSVQVSRVYNGAHVSRQCNNVQVSRIYLSVQVGRVYNGVQVSRQCNNVHVSRIYLSVQVSRVYNGAQMSRMHLSVQVSRMYLSVQVSRMYLSVQVSRMYLSVQVSRMYLSVQVSRMYLSVQVSRMYLSVQVSSMYLSVQVSRVYNGAHVNRQFNNVQVRRMYLSVQGSRVYNGVKRPI from the exons ATGTACCTCAGAGTGCAGGTGAGTAGAATGTACCTCAGTGTGCAGGTGAGTAGAATGTACCTCAGTGTGCAGGTGAGTAGAGTATACAACGGTGCGCACGTGAGCAGACAATTCAACAATGTGCAGGTGAGTAGAATGTACCTCAGTGTGCAGGTGAGTAGAGTATACAACGGTGCGCACGTGAGCAGACAATGCAACAATGTGCAGGTAAGTAGAATATACCTCAGTGTGCAGGTGGGTAGAGTATACAACGGTGTGCAGGTGAGCAGACAATGCAACAATGTGCATGTAAGTAGAATATACCTCAGTGTGCAGGTGAGTAGAGTATACAACGGTGCGCAAATGAGTAGAATGCACCTCAGTGTGCAGGTGAGTAGAATGTACCTCAGTGTGCAGGTGAGTAGAATGTACCTCAGTGTGCAGGTGAGTAGAATGTACCTCAGTGTGCAGGTGAGTAGAATGTACCTCAGTGTGCAG GTGAGTAGAATGTACCTCAGTGTGCAGGTAAGTAGAATGTACCTCAGTGTGCAGGTGAGTAGCATGTACCTCAGTGTGCAGGTGAGTAGAGTATACAACGGTGCGCACGTGAACAGACAATTCAACAATGTGCAGGTAAGAAGAATGTATCTCAGTGTCCAGGGGAGTAGAGTATACAACggtgtgaaaaggcccatttaa
- the LOC127842374 gene encoding uncharacterized protein LOC127842374 isoform X16 gives MYLRVQVSRMYLSVQVSRMYLSVQVSRVYNGAHVSRQFNNVQVSRMYLSVQVSRVYNGAHVSRQCNNVQVSRIYLSVQVGRVYNGVQVSRQCNNVHVSRIYLSVQVSRVYNGAQMSRMHLSVQVSRMYLSVQVSRMYLSVQVSRMYLSVQVSRMYLSVQVSRMYLSVQVSSMYLSVQVSRVYNGAHVNRQFNNVQVRRMYLSVQGSRVYNGVKRPI, from the exons ATGTACCTCAGAGTGCAGGTGAGTAGAATGTACCTCAGTGTGCAGGTGAGTAGAATGTACCTCAGTGTGCAGGTGAGTAGAGTATACAACGGTGCGCACGTGAGCAGACAATTCAACAATGTGCAGGTGAGTAGAATGTACCTCAGTGTGCAGGTGAGTAGAGTATACAACGGTGCGCACGTGAGCAGACAATGCAACAATGTGCAGGTAAGTAGAATATACCTCAGTGTGCAGGTGGGTAGAGTATACAACGGTGTGCAGGTGAGCAGACAATGCAACAATGTGCATGTAAGTAGAATATACCTCAGTGTGCAGGTGAGTAGAGTATACAACGGTGCGCAAATGAGTAGAATGCACCTCAGTGTGCAGGTGAGTAGAATGTACCTCAGTGTGCAGGTGAGTAGAATGTACCTCAGTGTGCAG GTGAGTAGAATGTATCTCAGTGTGCAGGTGAGTAGAATGTACCTCAGTGTGCAGGTAAGTAGAATGTACCTCAGTGTGCAGGTGAGTAGCATGTACCTCAGTGTGCAGGTGAGTAGAGTATACAACGGTGCGCACGTGAACAGACAATTCAACAATGTGCAGGTAAGAAGAATGTATCTCAGTGTCCAGGGGAGTAGAGTATACAACggtgtgaaaaggcccatttaa
- the LOC127842374 gene encoding uncharacterized protein LOC127842374 isoform X1 yields the protein MYLRVQVSRMYLSVQVSRMYLSVQVSRVYNGAHVSRQFNNVQVSRMYLSVQVSRVYNGAHVSRQCNNVQVSRIYLSVQVGRVYNGVQVSRQCNNVHVSRIYLSVQVSRVYNGAQMSRMHLSVQVSRMYLSVQVSRMYLSVQVSRMYLSVQVSRMYLSVQVSRMYLSVQVSSMYLSVQVNRIYNCEYVSRQFKNVQVSRMYPSVQVSRVYNGVQVSRMHLSVQVSRMYLSVQVSRMYLSVQVSRMYLSVQVSSMYLSVQVSRVYNGAHVNRQFNNVQVRRMYLSVQGSRVYNGVKRPI from the exons ATGTACCTCAGAGTGCAGGTGAGTAGAATGTACCTCAGTGTGCAGGTGAGTAGAATGTACCTCAGTGTGCAGGTGAGTAGAGTATACAACGGTGCGCACGTGAGCAGACAATTCAACAATGTGCAGGTGAGTAGAATGTACCTCAGTGTGCAGGTGAGTAGAGTATACAACGGTGCGCACGTGAGCAGACAATGCAACAATGTGCAGGTAAGTAGAATATACCTCAGTGTGCAGGTGGGTAGAGTATACAACGGTGTGCAGGTGAGCAGACAATGCAACAATGTGCATGTAAGTAGAATATACCTCAGTGTGCAGGTGAGTAGAGTATACAACGGTGCGCAAATGAGTAGAATGCACCTCAGTGTGCAGGTGAGTAGAATGTACCTCAGTGTGCAGGTGAGTAGAATGTACCTCAGTGTGCAGGTGAGTAGAATGTACCTCAGTGTGCAGGTGAGTAGAATGTACCTCAGTGTGCAG GTGAGTAGAATGTACCTCAGTGTGCAGGTGAGTAGCATGTACCTCAGTGTGCAGGTGAATAGAATCTACAACTGTGAGTACGTGAGTAGACAATTCAAGAATGTGCAGGTAAGTAGAATGTATCCCAGTGTGCAGGTGAGTAGAGTATACAACGGTGTGCAGGTGAGTAGAATGCATCTCAGTGTGCAGGTGAGTAGAATGTATCTCAGTGTGCAGGTGAGTAGAATGTACCTCAGTGTGCAGGTAAGTAGAATGTACCTCAGTGTGCAGGTGAGTAGCATGTACCTCAGTGTGCAGGTGAGTAGAGTATACAACGGTGCGCACGTGAACAGACAATTCAACAATGTGCAGGTAAGAAGAATGTATCTCAGTGTCCAGGGGAGTAGAGTATACAACggtgtgaaaaggcccatttaa
- the LOC127842374 gene encoding uncharacterized protein LOC127842374 isoform X8 yields MYFCVQVSRMYLCVQVIRMYLSVQMRRVYNGAHVSRQFNNLQVSRMYLSVQVSRMYLSVQVSRMYLSVQVSRMYLSVQVSRVYNGAHMIRRFNNVQVSRMYLSVQVSSMYLSVQVNRIYNCEYVSRQFKNVQVSRMYPSVQVSRVYNGVQVSRMHLSVQVSRMYLSVQVSRMYLSVQVSRMYLSVQVSSMYLSVQVSRVYNGAHVNRQFNNVQVRRMYLSVQGSRVYNGVKRPI; encoded by the exons ATGTATTTCTGTGTGCAGGTGAGTAGAATGTATCTCTGTGTGCAGGTAATTAGAATGTATCTCAGTGTGCAGATGCGTAGAGTATACAACGGTGCGCACGTGAGCAGACAATTCAACAATTTGCAG GTGAGTAGAATGTACCTCAGTGTGCAGGTGAGTAGAATGTACCTCAGTGTGCAGGTGAGTAGAATGTACCTCAGTGTGCAGGTGAGTAGAATGTACCTCAGTGTGCAGGTGAGTAGAGTATACAACGGTGCGCATATGATCAGGCGATTCAACAATGTGCAGGTGAGTAGAATGTACCTCAGTGTGCAGGTGAGTAGCATGTACCTCAGTGTGCAGGTGAATAGAATCTACAACTGTGAGTACGTGAGTAGACAATTCAAGAATGTGCAGGTAAGTAGAATGTATCCCAGTGTGCAGGTGAGTAGAGTATACAACGGTGTGCAGGTGAGTAGAATGCATCTCAGTGTGCAGGTGAGTAGAATGTATCTCAGTGTGCAGGTGAGTAGAATGTACCTCAGTGTGCAGGTAAGTAGAATGTACCTCAGTGTGCAGGTGAGTAGCATGTACCTCAGTGTGCAGGTGAGTAGAGTATACAACGGTGCGCACGTGAACAGACAATTCAACAATGTGCAGGTAAGAAGAATGTATCTCAGTGTCCAGGGGAGTAGAGTATACAACggtgtgaaaaggcccatttaa
- the LOC127842374 gene encoding uncharacterized protein LOC127842374 isoform X9 encodes MYLRVQVSRMYLSVQVSRMYLSVQVSRVYNGAHVSRQFNNVQVSRMYLSVQVSRVYNGAHVSRQCNNVQVSRIYLSVQVGRVYNGVQVSRQCNNVHVSRIYLSVQVSRVYNGAQMSRMHLSVQVSRMYLSVQVSRMYLSVQVSRMYLSVQVSRMYLSVQVSRMYLSVQVSRMYLSVQVSRMYLSVQVSSMYLSVQVSRVYNGAHVNRQFNNVQVRRMYLSVQGSRVYNGVKRPI; translated from the exons ATGTACCTCAGAGTGCAGGTGAGTAGAATGTACCTCAGTGTGCAGGTGAGTAGAATGTACCTCAGTGTGCAGGTGAGTAGAGTATACAACGGTGCGCACGTGAGCAGACAATTCAACAATGTGCAGGTGAGTAGAATGTACCTCAGTGTGCAGGTGAGTAGAGTATACAACGGTGCGCACGTGAGCAGACAATGCAACAATGTGCAGGTAAGTAGAATATACCTCAGTGTGCAGGTGGGTAGAGTATACAACGGTGTGCAGGTGAGCAGACAATGCAACAATGTGCATGTAAGTAGAATATACCTCAGTGTGCAGGTGAGTAGAGTATACAACGGTGCGCAAATGAGTAGAATGCACCTCAGTGTGCAGGTGAGTAGAATGTACCTCAGTGTGCAGGTGAGTAGAATGTACCTCAGTGTGCAGGTGAGTAGAATGTACCTCAGTGTGCAGGTGAGTAGAATGTACCTCAGTGTGCAG GTGAGTAGAATGTATCTCAGTGTGCAGGTGAGTAGAATGTACCTCAGTGTGCAGGTAAGTAGAATGTACCTCAGTGTGCAGGTGAGTAGCATGTACCTCAGTGTGCAGGTGAGTAGAGTATACAACGGTGCGCACGTGAACAGACAATTCAACAATGTGCAGGTAAGAAGAATGTATCTCAGTGTCCAGGGGAGTAGAGTATACAACggtgtgaaaaggcccatttaa
- the LOC127842374 gene encoding uncharacterized protein LOC127842374 isoform X15, translating to MYLRVQVSRMYLSVQVSRMYLSVQVSRVYNGAHVSRQFNNVQVSRMYLSVQVSRVYNGAHVSRQCNNVQVSRIYLSVQVGRVYNGVQVSRQCNNVHVSRIYLSVQVSRVYNGAQMSRMHLSVQVSRMYLSVQVSRMYLSVQVSRMYLSVQVSRMYLSVQVSRMYLSVQVSSMYLSVQVSRVYNGAHVNRQFNNVQVRRMYLSVQGSRVYNGVKRPI from the exons ATGTACCTCAGAGTGCAGGTGAGTAGAATGTACCTCAGTGTGCAGGTGAGTAGAATGTACCTCAGTGTGCAGGTGAGTAGAGTATACAACGGTGCGCACGTGAGCAGACAATTCAACAATGTGCAGGTGAGTAGAATGTACCTCAGTGTGCAGGTGAGTAGAGTATACAACGGTGCGCACGTGAGCAGACAATGCAACAATGTGCAGGTAAGTAGAATATACCTCAGTGTGCAGGTGGGTAGAGTATACAACGGTGTGCAGGTGAGCAGACAATGCAACAATGTGCATGTAAGTAGAATATACCTCAGTGTGCAGGTGAGTAGAGTATACAACGGTGCGCAAATGAGTAGAATGCACCTCAGTGTGCAGGTGAGTAGAATGTACCTCAGTGTGCAGGTGAGTAGAATGTACCTCAGTGTGCAGGTGAGTAGAATGTACCTCAGTGTGCAG GTGAGTAGAATGTACCTCAGTGTGCAGGTAAGTAGAATGTACCTCAGTGTGCAGGTGAGTAGCATGTACCTCAGTGTGCAGGTGAGTAGAGTATACAACGGTGCGCACGTGAACAGACAATTCAACAATGTGCAGGTAAGAAGAATGTATCTCAGTGTCCAGGGGAGTAGAGTATACAACggtgtgaaaaggcccatttaa